ATGCGCGCCGACCCCACGCCCCCGGCATCCGTCGCAACGAGCTTCACAGGCGGTGCGGCTCCCGCCACCGGATCACTGCCATTCTCATCAGCTCCCGGATCAGCACTCTCGACACGCAGGCGCAGTTCGTCGTTGAGCGCGCGGTCCAGAGCCGTGACGCGCAGGGGCCTGTCGGTCGTGTAGACGGCGCCGGGCTCCACCGCCTGCTCGAACGCGCACACCGCCGTCCACCGTTCGGGCATCTCGTCGTAGGGCCGCACGTGCTGCACCTGGCAGTTGGAGGGCATCTGGGCGAAGTCGAGTCCTCGGGTGACGGAGTAGGCGACCCACACCTTCTCGGCCGTCACCGTGCCCTTGTTCGCCACGGTGGCCGTGACGTCGATGCCGTCTCCCGGTCTCAGCCCGCTGACCGGCGCGATGCCCCCGACGGCCAGGTCGGGGGTGTTCTCTTCGCCGTAGGCCGCAGGTGCGGGTGCCAATGCCATAAGACCTGCTGCGCCGAGGGCGGCGACAGAAGACCGGAAGGTGCGACGGGCTGGTGAGGGTGTCGGCACGGAAAATCCTTTGCTGGGGCCCAAGTAAACAGACGGTGTCGCCGGGGGATCAGTCCCCGCTCGCTAGACTCCTGCCGATCGAGAACGGTTGCCCATCCGGCACGCGGCAACTGCTCTCCTGGCGCAGACGCACTCCCGGAGCGCTGGCGTTCGTCCCTTCGCGTCCGAGGACGCGCTTCGTGGAACCCGGTTTGCCACGGTCCACCGTGCTCAGGCCTCTTCGTGCCTGCTGCTTCCTTGATGATTTCCGGCAAAGCGTTCCGCGAGCCCTCCTACGGGAACTGCTCTTCCTCGCGGCCGATGTCATCGATCGGGCCGAGGATCGTCCAGCCGGGACCGAGGGGGCGGGTGGAGCGGAAGCCGTGGGCGTTCGCGTACTCCTCGGCCTCCTCCGCGGTGTCCTCGGGGGCGCGCATGATCGTGTAGCGCGGGGGGTCCTCATGGTAGAAGCGGTAGAACGTGCGGCCCTCGTCCTTGGGCTGGTAGAGGATCACGCTGACCCCCCAGAGGGCGTCGTACACCTTCTGGTCCCGCGGGGGCGTCGTCGTGCACGTGTCGGAGGGGCGGCCTGGCTCGCGGACGCAGGTCCGGTACTGGCTCCAGTCGATGCGTTCGGCGCGGGGGTGTTCCGCGATCAGCTTCCGCATCCGGGCGTCGGCCCGGGCGAAGGCGTCCTCGCGGCGGTCGTACTCCTGCTGCAGCCGGTTGAAGCGCTGTTCGTCGAGGCCGCTGCCGAAGTGGTCCTCCAGGCCCGCGAAGACGGCGACTCGCCAGGCCAGGTACCCGGCCGTCACGACGAGCAGCGTGACGACCAGGATCCGGCCCGGCGAGCGCCTGTGGGGCATCAGGTCGGCGAGGTCAGAACGTGCCGCTGATGGGGATCTCGATGTCCGCCTGCGCGATCGGCGGGGGGTACTTCCCGTCGAACCGGTCATAGTGCTGGAGCGTAAACCAGTCGATGAAGCCGTACTCCGTGATCTCGTCGTCCGGGTCGAGACCGAAGTGGTCGTAGGAGTGGAAGACGAGCTTGCCGGAGAAGGAGTTGCCCTCGACCTTGTAGTCCTTCAGCGCGATCGTGTGGCCGTGGAACTGGTGGATCGCGATGGAGAGGGCGCGCTGGTTGGCGTCCCAGAGCGAGAAGTCGTACACCGGGTATTTCACGTCCTGGCGGAGGAACTCCTGGAAGAGGAGGTTCTTGGAGAGGTCTTCCTGGACCTTGAGCTGATCGGTGCGGCCCTGGTTGTCGATGAGGGACTGCTTGATGATCTGGCCGGCCTTGTCGGTGTACGTCTTCTCCTGTGGTGAGGCGCCGACGGCGCGGGAGAGGGCCGTGCCGGAGCCGCGGTAGAGGTAGCGGCCGGGGTCGAAGTTGTCGTCGACGGTGACCGTGCCCGCGCTCTGGCCGCCGAGGCCGTAGCGGAAGGCGTTGCGGAGGTCGTCGACGGACTGGGCGTAGTCGGCGTCGGCGCCGAGTTTGCCGAAGTTCATGATGTCGTTGAACTCGGCCCACATCCAGGACTCGGGCGTGATTCGGGCGACCCAGAACTCCCAGCCGAGGTCGGTGAGTTCGTCGAAGTCGTAGTCGTTGAAGGTGAGGTCGTCGGCGACGCGCGGGTCGGCCGGGACGGGCGGATGCTGGGGGTCGGGGGCCTTGCGGCGGCCCTCGCGGAAGGACGACTGGTGGATCAGCATGTCCGTCGGGGGCGGGTCACCTGGGTCTCCTCCGTCGCCGGGATCGTCGGAGAGAGTTCGCTTGCCAGGGGCCTCGGGGCCTGCCTTGTCGAAGGCGTGGCTGTCGAGGACGACGTACTTGGCGGAGCCGTAGGCCGTGGCGGTTGCGGTGATCGTGCTGCCGCTGCGCTGCTGGCCCGACTGCTTGACGAGGTGGCGGGCCTTCTCGTCGTAGCGGTAGAGGGCCGGTGCGGTGCCCTCCGTACGGTCGGGGTCGAGGCGGAAGGTGAGCCTTGCGGCGCGGTCCGCTGGGGCGGAGACCTGGAAGCCGTTGCC
The Streptomyces fungicidicus DNA segment above includes these coding regions:
- a CDS encoding DUF3289 family protein, with protein sequence MNRSAAVPLGAALLLLLGTAVPAAAGTPGDGATTDGATLYRDDTVDVSYHQVTPGDTAWSQVPAALRGKATEGSYVARLQLENVSDHPVSKWSLTFELSDRITDTSAAKLAAPQDARTTLQGVGPTNTLQPGRTETVWYRAEPGAEADTPTWASFAKHGISPTEDTDGDGLPDDLEVRAKLDPKSEDTDRDGLSDFAELGYRFSSPLKADTDGDGTKDGAEDPDKDGLTAARELELRTTPTRADTDQDGLADARELKLRTDPTQADTDGDGVQDGEETRLNASPRAKNSAFDLTRRADGGATTAEATLKGLRAKQVGGFQVTRLPAKQREFPQSTPGYLGNGFQVSAPADRAARLTFRLDPDRTEGTAPALYRYDEKARHLVKQSGQQRSGSTITATATAYGSAKYVVLDSHAFDKAGPEAPGKRTLSDDPGDGGDPGDPPPTDMLIHQSSFREGRRKAPDPQHPPVPADPRVADDLTFNDYDFDELTDLGWEFWVARITPESWMWAEFNDIMNFGKLGADADYAQSVDDLRNAFRYGLGGQSAGTVTVDDNFDPGRYLYRGSGTALSRAVGASPQEKTYTDKAGQIIKQSLIDNQGRTDQLKVQEDLSKNLLFQEFLRQDVKYPVYDFSLWDANQRALSIAIHQFHGHTIALKDYKVEGNSFSGKLVFHSYDHFGLDPDDEITEYGFIDWFTLQHYDRFDGKYPPPIAQADIEIPISGTF